The Chitinophaga caeni genome segment AACAAGGTCGCCCTTGAGCAAGCCAAAGAAGAAATCCAAAAAGATTATCCCGGTGCGGAGCTGTTGCTCGTAGAAGCCGATGTTTCTGACGAAGCCGCTGTAAAAAATTATGTTGCGGCGACAGTTAAAAAATTCAGTAAAATAGATGGGTTCTATAATAATGCAGGGATCGAAGGAAAACAAGCAGAGGCAGCTGTTTACGATCTTTCCGTTTTTAAAAAAGTGATTGATATTAACCTGATGGGCGTGTATTACGGGCTTCGCTATATTATTCCCGAGATGCAGAAAAACCAGTATGGCAGAATCGTAAATGTTGCATCCGTTGGCGGCATCAGGGGTGTGCTTCATCAAACGCCTTACGTAGCCAGTAAACACGCGGTTGCAGGTATCACGAAAAATGTTGCCTTGGAATATGGTAAAGAAGGCATTATCACGAACGCCATTGCCCCCGGCGCTATCCTAACTCCCATGGTAGCCGGTTCATTCAAACAGGTAAATCCCGCTAACCCGGAGGCCGCGGAAAAAGAATTTGCACAATTTAATCCAACAAAGCGATTAGGCCGTCCGGAAGAAGTAGCCAATGTAGTTGCATTTTTGCTCAGCGAAGATTGCAGCTACCTGAATGGACAAGTTATAGCTATCGATGGCGGCCAGTCTAATACATATGGACCGGTATAAATTAAATTGATGGAGATCGAACGTTATTGTACGGCAAAATTTTCAATGAAAAAATTATCATCGCCTCAAAAGTTTGATTCAATGTCCACCAGCACATTTCTTTTCACTACTGTATGCTTCGCTATTAACAGTGCGAAGTTCCACGGTTTTATTGGCTGGGCTGAATAGATCATCCTTCGCTTATGTCCTTGACCAGGGAAGGCATCCAAGTAAATTT includes the following:
- a CDS encoding SDR family oxidoreductase — its product is MKQLQDRVIIITGAAMGLGLAAAKLCAAKGAKLTLVDYNKVALEQAKEEIQKDYPGAELLLVEADVSDEAAVKNYVAATVKKFSKIDGFYNNAGIEGKQAEAAVYDLSVFKKVIDINLMGVYYGLRYIIPEMQKNQYGRIVNVASVGGIRGVLHQTPYVASKHAVAGITKNVALEYGKEGIITNAIAPGAILTPMVAGSFKQVNPANPEAAEKEFAQFNPTKRLGRPEEVANVVAFLLSEDCSYLNGQVIAIDGGQSNTYGPV